One Chordicoccus furentiruminis DNA window includes the following coding sequences:
- a CDS encoding HK97 gp10 family phage protein, whose amino-acid sequence MSRSVSIDEMAAAINEGLEEYADLSAQGVKSAVRKSAKAVKEQINSSAPVRTGRYAKSWAVKTTAESSQSLEQTVYSPSRYMLSHLLEKGHAKRGGGRVRAIPHIAPAEEMGIEMLEGLIEKTLQG is encoded by the coding sequence ATGAGCAGATCGGTTTCCATTGACGAGATGGCGGCTGCCATCAATGAAGGTCTGGAAGAGTACGCCGATCTCAGTGCCCAAGGTGTGAAGTCTGCCGTCCGGAAATCCGCGAAGGCGGTGAAGGAGCAGATCAACAGCTCCGCGCCGGTCCGTACAGGCCGTTATGCCAAGAGCTGGGCCGTCAAGACCACGGCAGAAAGCAGCCAGAGCCTGGAACAGACCGTGTACAGCCCCAGCAGGTATATGCTTTCGCATCTGCTGGAAAAGGGGCATGCCAAACGAGGCGGCGGAAGGGTTCGTGCCATTCCGCATATCGCGCCCGCTGAGGAGATGGGGATCGAGATGCTGGAAGGGCTGATCGAAAAGACGCTGCAGGGCTGA
- a CDS encoding phage head closure protein, with product MERKIARFNERLTVQKNEVVVDKYGNHKNTWTDYFTCYTYASTYQYDKENEAATTTEEQTINFEVRYCPELASLDSTHYRVAFHGDSYDIQSVDMMNYQRKTIRIVCKLAKRGGAS from the coding sequence ATGGAGAGAAAGATCGCCCGGTTCAATGAACGCCTGACCGTCCAGAAAAACGAAGTGGTGGTCGACAAGTACGGCAACCACAAAAATACCTGGACGGACTATTTCACCTGCTACACCTACGCCAGCACCTACCAGTACGACAAGGAGAATGAGGCTGCTACCACGACTGAGGAGCAGACCATCAACTTTGAAGTTCGTTACTGCCCGGAGCTGGCTTCTTTAGACAGCACACACTACCGGGTCGCCTTCCATGGCGATTCCTACGATATCCAGTCTGTGGACATGATGAATTACCAGAGAAAGACCATCCGCATCGTGTGCAAGCTGGCGAAGAGAGGAGGCGCGTCATGA
- a CDS encoding head-tail connector protein — MSLITLDEAKAYLRVDSSMEDGLIESLLQSAEKLTADVGRITAEEWNTLWDDETETVAIRGEELSNASLLQLRSLLRTAMLYSLGYLYEHREEADHHDLVMTLRNLLSSVREGVF; from the coding sequence ATGAGCCTGATAACACTTGATGAAGCAAAAGCCTACCTGCGTGTGGACAGCTCCATGGAGGATGGCCTGATTGAAAGCCTCCTCCAAAGCGCAGAGAAGCTGACGGCGGATGTTGGCCGGATCACGGCAGAAGAGTGGAATACCCTCTGGGACGATGAGACGGAGACTGTGGCGATCCGGGGCGAGGAGCTTTCCAACGCCTCGCTTCTCCAGCTCCGATCTCTCCTTCGTACCGCCATGCTGTATTCCCTCGGTTATCTGTATGAGCACCGGGAGGAAGCGGATCACCACGACCTTGTGATGACCCTGCGGAACCTTCTGTCCTCTGTGCGGGAAGGGGTGTTCTGA
- a CDS encoding phage major capsid protein produces MNKIMELRTKRNDLWEKTKSYLEEHRSENGLVEASAVEQYNKMAGEVKALGDEIARLEDQAAFDAQLSQPTTHPVTNKPMSRKAENVAPTATDEYAGAFWNMIRNQGDQFAVRNALSVGEDTEGGYTVPDEFERKLIQALEENNIFRQLATVIRTNSGTRKIPIANDTMEAQWIDEGEEIPETNTKFGQTTLSAYKLGTMIKISNELLHDSAFDLASYIAARFGVCMGNAEERAFFTGDGDKKPLGILADVGGAELGVTAEAEDLVTFDEIFDLYYSLKSPYRRSAQFVCNETLLLQLMKLKDKNDNYIWKPSLDVAKPDTILGRPIRTSSFMPGIAAGEKVLLFGDLKNYWVADRQNRTFRRLNELYARTDQVGFLTTQRVDGRLILPESVKVLKMAGTKATTTPTTDPTTDPDEQPGG; encoded by the coding sequence ATGAATAAGATTATGGAACTGCGCACCAAGCGCAATGACCTCTGGGAGAAGACAAAATCCTACCTGGAGGAGCATCGCAGTGAGAACGGTCTGGTCGAGGCCTCCGCTGTCGAACAGTACAACAAGATGGCCGGTGAGGTTAAGGCCCTGGGTGATGAGATCGCCCGTCTGGAGGATCAGGCGGCTTTCGATGCTCAGCTCTCCCAGCCGACCACCCATCCCGTCACCAACAAGCCCATGAGCCGCAAGGCGGAGAACGTTGCCCCGACCGCGACCGACGAGTATGCCGGTGCTTTCTGGAATATGATCCGCAACCAGGGTGACCAGTTCGCAGTCCGCAATGCTCTGTCTGTGGGTGAGGACACCGAGGGCGGCTATACCGTGCCGGACGAATTTGAGCGCAAGCTCATCCAGGCGCTGGAGGAGAACAACATCTTCCGTCAGCTGGCGACCGTCATCCGCACGAACTCCGGCACCCGCAAGATCCCCATCGCCAACGACACCATGGAAGCGCAGTGGATCGATGAGGGTGAAGAGATCCCTGAGACCAACACCAAGTTCGGTCAGACGACCCTCTCCGCCTACAAGCTGGGCACGATGATCAAGATCAGCAACGAGCTGCTTCACGACTCTGCTTTCGACCTGGCTTCCTATATCGCGGCCCGTTTCGGTGTGTGCATGGGCAATGCCGAGGAGCGTGCCTTCTTCACCGGCGACGGCGACAAGAAGCCCCTGGGCATCCTTGCGGATGTCGGCGGCGCTGAGCTGGGTGTGACGGCTGAAGCGGAGGATCTGGTGACCTTCGATGAGATCTTCGACCTCTACTACAGCCTCAAGTCCCCGTACCGCCGCTCTGCGCAGTTCGTCTGCAACGAGACCCTGCTCCTGCAGCTGATGAAGCTGAAGGACAAGAACGACAACTACATCTGGAAGCCCTCTCTGGATGTGGCCAAGCCCGATACTATTCTGGGCCGCCCGATCCGCACCAGCTCCTTCATGCCCGGCATCGCGGCCGGTGAGAAGGTCCTGCTGTTCGGCGATCTCAAGAACTACTGGGTCGCAGACCGTCAGAACCGCACCTTCCGTCGTCTGAACGAGCTGTATGCCCGCACCGACCAGGTCGGTTTCCTGACCACCCAGCGTGTGGATGGCCGCCTGATCCTGCCCGAGTCCGTGAAGGTGCTGAAGATGGCCGGTACCAAGGCCACCACTACGCCTACCACCGACCCGACGACCGATCCGGACGAACAGCCCGGCGGCTGA